A genomic segment from Rhizobium sp. NLR16a encodes:
- a CDS encoding glycosyltransferase family 4 protein — MRTIYRYLRAHLLQRLIPRSRLAFNPRKPVEIVGYLSMPVGVGESARLCAGALSQAGRAISLSDVSTHPDEKSFAGLVSSHLSAEPPGSRIWHLNPPMLPRAILKMGVANFTRAFNIGYFAWELEVVPAEWRYGLRYMNAIFVPSEFTRRTIAPLTAAPVIVVPHPVTEKPAAEGIREKFGIEKDAFLVSFIFSAGSSINRKNPQAVIEAFRLFSAECPSAFLLMKASGDIGKDQGLREVIASVAGDSRIRIVTDKLSNTEISGLIRSSNAYLSLHRSEGFGLTVAEAIMYRTPVISTAWSGTEDFCDPENSWLVASPLIPVVDSHPEFAGLPGAVWADPSPEIAAAHLGDIFRAPERAREKAGKAREFLLRYLSENSYEKALKKLAAMQVS, encoded by the coding sequence TTGAGAACGATATACCGCTATCTGCGCGCCCATCTCCTGCAGCGGCTGATCCCGCGGTCGCGTCTCGCCTTCAACCCGCGCAAGCCGGTCGAAATCGTCGGCTATCTCTCGATGCCCGTTGGGGTCGGTGAATCGGCAAGGCTCTGTGCCGGGGCGCTTTCCCAAGCGGGACGGGCGATTTCGCTCTCAGACGTCAGCACGCATCCGGATGAAAAATCCTTTGCCGGCTTGGTGTCGTCGCATCTTTCGGCCGAACCGCCGGGAAGCCGTATCTGGCATCTCAATCCGCCGATGCTGCCACGCGCCATCCTGAAGATGGGCGTCGCCAATTTCACCCGCGCCTTCAACATCGGCTATTTCGCCTGGGAGCTTGAAGTCGTGCCGGCGGAATGGCGCTACGGGTTGCGTTACATGAATGCCATCTTCGTCCCCTCGGAATTCACCAGGCGGACGATTGCACCGCTGACGGCGGCGCCCGTCATCGTGGTTCCGCATCCCGTCACCGAGAAGCCGGCCGCAGAGGGCATACGGGAGAAGTTCGGCATCGAGAAAGATGCCTTTCTCGTCAGCTTCATCTTCAGCGCCGGCTCCTCGATCAATCGGAAGAACCCTCAAGCGGTGATCGAAGCTTTCAGACTGTTCAGCGCCGAATGCCCGAGCGCCTTTCTGCTGATGAAGGCGAGCGGCGATATCGGCAAGGATCAGGGCTTGCGCGAAGTGATTGCGTCGGTCGCCGGCGATAGTCGTATCCGGATCGTCACCGACAAGCTCTCGAACACCGAGATCAGCGGCCTCATCCGCTCCTCCAATGCCTATCTCTCGCTGCATCGCTCGGAAGGCTTCGGGCTGACGGTGGCCGAGGCGATCATGTATCGCACCCCTGTGATATCAACCGCCTGGTCGGGCACGGAAGATTTCTGCGACCCCGAGAACAGCTGGCTGGTCGCCTCTCCCCTCATTCCCGTCGTCGATTCCCATCCTGAATTTGCGGGGCTGCCGGGCGCGGTTTGGGCGGATCCCTCTCCTGAAATCGCGGCCGCCCATCTCGGCGACATCTTCCGTGCGCCCGAGCGCGCCCGAGAGAAGGCCGGGAAGGCGCGGGAGTTCCTGCTGCGCTACCTCTCGGAGAACAGCTATGAAAAGGCGCTCAAGAAGCTGGCGGCGATGCAGGTCAGCTAA
- a CDS encoding glycoside hydrolase family 2 protein codes for MRGRLASIGARESVLSEGWNLILTEPGACAVPHDIHLSAQFIPAPVPGTVAAALEKAGLFDRENPEPLNMKDAWYLCRLFDAEPGEAILRFGGLATICNVFLNGQEILFSESMFTAHELPVTLSGGDELALCFRALGPRLSEPGPRARWRPQMITPAGLKNFRTTLLGHMPGWCPDIHAVGPWRPISLVQRDTVSIDNVSIRAVLEESGVGRLSVSLHNNAEDPAMLLRCGGMEQPFEKIGANHYSAILKLSDIEPWWPHTHGTPRLYDLTLVSDGEEYSLGSTGFRRIDVDRGADGEEFALLVNGERVFCRGAVWTTADIARLPGGRVDYEPFLRLACQAGMNMIRIGGTMAYETPDFFALCDELGLLVWQDFMFANFDYPRNDKAFLGHVHAEIEEFLYGVQASPSLAVLCGGSEIHQQAAMLGLPMEFWSGPVTDEIIPAIAARMRPDVPYVPNSPHGGAMPFSPNSGIAHYYGVGAYMRPIADARRADVRFASESLAFAHVPQQRTLQRYLDVPAVHSPQWKARVPRDRGASWDFEDVRDFYLELLYDCDPARLRREDQERYLDFSRAVTSEVIEETFAEWRRKGSGCNGALVWTLQDLLPGPGWGVIDSTGEPKPVWYAMRRAFRPVQAVFTDEGTNGLDVHVVNETDTDLDLELEIACLRDGKQQVVSGNMAFRLDARSVERFASTALFGAFFDTTYAFRFGPPAHDASVARLRSLADGAILAESFHFPCGRGKALHDAGIEASLGRDGDSWVVDLRTDRLAQSVHIDVEGYRADDDWFHLAPGPVRRVKLSALSGTESDVQPTGEIRSLGSSRRVGLAG; via the coding sequence ATGCGGGGGCGTTTGGCAAGCATCGGAGCTCGGGAAAGCGTGCTTTCCGAAGGCTGGAACCTGATCCTGACGGAGCCGGGGGCCTGCGCCGTACCGCACGATATTCATCTTTCCGCGCAGTTCATTCCTGCGCCCGTTCCTGGCACCGTTGCGGCAGCGCTTGAAAAAGCCGGGCTCTTCGACCGGGAAAATCCCGAACCGTTGAATATGAAGGACGCCTGGTATCTCTGCCGGCTTTTTGATGCCGAGCCTGGCGAAGCCATCCTGCGTTTCGGCGGGCTGGCCACAATTTGCAATGTCTTCCTCAACGGTCAGGAAATCCTCTTTTCCGAAAGCATGTTCACGGCGCATGAGCTCCCGGTGACGCTTTCGGGTGGCGACGAGCTGGCGCTCTGCTTTCGGGCGCTCGGCCCCAGACTGTCCGAACCCGGTCCGCGGGCGCGCTGGCGCCCGCAGATGATCACGCCGGCGGGCCTGAAGAATTTCCGCACGACGCTGCTCGGCCATATGCCGGGCTGGTGCCCCGATATTCATGCCGTCGGTCCGTGGCGGCCGATTTCACTGGTGCAACGCGATACCGTATCGATCGACAATGTCTCCATCCGCGCGGTCCTGGAGGAGAGCGGCGTCGGCCGGCTGAGCGTTTCTCTGCATAACAATGCCGAAGATCCGGCAATGCTGCTGCGCTGCGGCGGCATGGAACAGCCCTTCGAGAAGATTGGCGCCAATCATTACTCGGCTATCCTCAAGCTGTCCGACATCGAGCCCTGGTGGCCGCATACACACGGCACGCCGCGTCTCTATGATCTGACTCTGGTTTCCGACGGCGAGGAATATTCGCTCGGCAGCACCGGCTTCCGGCGCATCGACGTCGACCGCGGTGCGGATGGCGAAGAATTCGCGCTCCTCGTCAACGGCGAGCGTGTCTTCTGCCGCGGCGCGGTCTGGACGACCGCCGATATTGCGCGGCTGCCGGGCGGGCGGGTGGATTACGAGCCATTCCTGCGGCTTGCCTGCCAAGCCGGCATGAACATGATCCGCATCGGCGGCACCATGGCTTACGAGACGCCGGATTTCTTTGCGCTCTGCGACGAACTCGGCCTGCTCGTGTGGCAGGATTTCATGTTCGCCAATTTTGATTATCCGCGCAACGACAAGGCCTTTCTCGGCCATGTGCATGCCGAGATCGAGGAATTCCTGTACGGCGTCCAGGCGTCGCCTTCCCTTGCCGTTCTCTGCGGCGGCAGCGAGATCCATCAGCAGGCGGCGATGCTCGGCCTGCCCATGGAATTCTGGAGTGGACCGGTGACCGACGAAATCATTCCGGCCATCGCCGCACGCATGCGTCCCGACGTGCCCTATGTGCCGAATTCGCCCCATGGCGGAGCGATGCCGTTTTCGCCCAATTCCGGCATTGCGCATTATTACGGGGTCGGCGCCTATATGCGGCCGATTGCCGATGCCCGCCGCGCCGATGTGCGCTTTGCCTCCGAAAGCCTCGCCTTTGCGCATGTGCCGCAGCAAAGGACGCTGCAGCGCTATCTCGACGTGCCCGCCGTCCACAGCCCCCAGTGGAAGGCGCGGGTGCCCCGCGACCGCGGCGCATCGTGGGATTTCGAGGATGTTCGCGACTTTTACCTAGAGCTTCTCTACGATTGCGACCCGGCCCGACTGCGCCGCGAAGATCAGGAACGCTATCTCGATTTTTCCCGTGCCGTGACAAGCGAGGTCATCGAAGAGACCTTCGCCGAATGGCGGCGCAAGGGCTCCGGCTGCAACGGAGCGCTCGTCTGGACGCTGCAGGACCTGCTGCCCGGCCCCGGCTGGGGCGTCATCGACTCCACCGGCGAGCCGAAACCCGTCTGGTATGCGATGCGACGGGCCTTCCGACCGGTTCAGGCAGTCTTCACCGATGAGGGGACCAATGGTCTCGACGTGCATGTCGTCAACGAGACGGACACCGACCTTGACCTGGAACTCGAGATCGCCTGCCTGCGTGATGGAAAACAGCAGGTCGTCAGCGGCAACATGGCTTTCAGACTGGATGCAAGGAGCGTGGAACGCTTTGCCTCGACCGCGCTGTTCGGCGCCTTCTTCGATACGACCTATGCCTTCCGTTTCGGCCCGCCTGCGCATGATGCAAGTGTGGCGCGCCTGCGCTCCCTCGCCGATGGCGCCATCCTCGCGGAAAGCTTTCATTTCCCCTGCGGACGCGGAAAGGCACTGCACGACGCCGGCATCGAGGCATCGCTCGGCAGAGACGGCGACAGCTGGGTCGTCGACCTCAGGACCGACCGGCTGGCGCAATCGGTGCATATCGACGTCGAAGGCTACAGGGCTGACGACGACTGGTTCCACCTTGCTCCCGGCCCCGTACGGCGCGTGAAGCTCTCCGCGCTGTCCGGCACAGAGAGCGATGTTCAGCCGACGGGCGAAATCAGAAGTCTAGGCAGTTCGCGTCGCGTCGGGCTCGCGGGCTGA
- a CDS encoding alpha/beta fold hydrolase: protein MSKGIIANSVMNAAAGMLLLLTGFVSSIITARLLGPEANGIVAFSLWLVMTGASIAELGSSITLLKTLPQLSAEGYDARRRRGFAAILVSFMMFSTVLLLALYALFFLTSEEMHWAKTAPSVALVTGVLFFVQAIGSFVKFYLIGEKRLGSFFKLTVAVSTLQLAGVAAGAVLYGVEGVLVGYALGQLVLFFATLPILLARRDWCGVSLKYLASSSIILSIQFIIDSIFLNRLELLFLQQFWSVEMVGYYAVGLSIANIALQLPIQMTGSLLPYYSERRHSSDDSTLPVEVFAAVTRSMAYIVLPMSLGLAAISSELVLVVFGEAFRRSGTVVALLALVAPAYTFMQILSLYLLSMDKARSRLNISVIGGLLMVGGCLLIVPRLAAEGAAIVRILVFVAMSVMMIRQTGFGSQLSGLYASLTKVTLASVLCACAAISVLEFVHGPIGLISAIIAGTLAHFAALRVLRAVPLEDVEVMRSIVEKMPSVLRRPVGRVIDFIAPGRPGDPDRAKVAPGELSLEPAEGAGRNAALPVVFDGTIGLFMPENPEAGKRSAAVLFVSPWGFEEMCSRKFFRVAAEHFSDIGVPSLRFDYRGTGDALDFGALPARLETWENSIRAAAAKLKSLTGCDRIILIGQGLGATLAQRIGSSIEGVDSLVMLAPVLSGRAYMRELNMWSKIIDADLGLGQQHVQAAKVQIAGLVMPEEIAAELGKLNIAAPQGLAAPRYLILERPVRAEDTGFADALQALGANVEQKVFDGYDELVTNPLFAKTPMAVVELLTAWLKTATAETSAAHSPAAIETTPLAGEGFLETPVRFGSHDHLVGVVSRPLGEIKGNAVLFLSTAYDRHAGWGRTTVDMARELARQGVVSLRFDSANVGDSPPRPDAPEQVLYSMTQTDDAIAALDLLESIVAGPVMVAGRCSGGYVAFRAGVADERLKAVVSINPFVYYWDPKVPVRREHVVSVPRSLDDYGQRLARLDTLKRLLRGQVDVVSALRNIVIAGGRRLSPFVAPLLELLPDRRHIAREVRQSFALFGKRKVPLTLIYSEGDVGLDHVYFHFGPRGARLSRYPNVRLLMLPDADHNLTPPQSRKFVLDEIVRLARA from the coding sequence ATGTCGAAGGGTATTATCGCAAATTCGGTGATGAATGCGGCGGCAGGCATGCTGCTGCTGCTGACGGGTTTCGTCTCCTCGATCATCACCGCGCGCCTGCTTGGGCCGGAAGCCAACGGCATCGTCGCCTTCTCGCTATGGCTGGTGATGACGGGCGCCTCGATCGCCGAGCTCGGCTCCAGCATCACGCTGCTGAAGACCCTGCCGCAGCTTTCGGCGGAGGGCTATGACGCGCGCCGCCGGCGAGGCTTTGCCGCCATCCTCGTCAGCTTCATGATGTTTTCGACGGTGCTGCTGCTGGCGCTCTACGCCCTGTTCTTCCTGACCTCCGAGGAGATGCACTGGGCGAAAACCGCGCCTTCCGTCGCGCTCGTCACCGGAGTGCTGTTTTTCGTCCAGGCGATCGGGTCTTTCGTCAAATTCTACCTGATCGGCGAAAAGAGGCTAGGCAGCTTCTTCAAACTGACCGTCGCCGTCTCTACCTTGCAGCTCGCCGGTGTCGCCGCCGGCGCCGTCCTCTACGGAGTCGAAGGCGTTCTCGTCGGTTATGCGCTCGGCCAGCTCGTGCTGTTTTTCGCCACACTGCCGATCCTTCTTGCACGGCGCGACTGGTGCGGGGTTTCACTCAAGTATCTCGCCTCCTCCTCCATCATCCTGTCGATCCAATTCATCATCGATTCCATTTTCCTCAACCGGCTCGAACTGCTCTTCCTGCAGCAGTTCTGGTCGGTGGAAATGGTCGGCTATTATGCCGTCGGTCTGTCGATCGCCAACATCGCGCTGCAACTGCCGATCCAGATGACCGGCAGCCTGCTGCCCTATTATTCCGAACGGCGGCACAGCAGCGACGATTCGACCTTGCCGGTCGAGGTCTTCGCCGCCGTCACCCGCAGCATGGCCTATATCGTGCTGCCGATGAGCCTCGGGCTGGCCGCGATCTCCAGCGAACTGGTGCTCGTGGTGTTCGGGGAAGCCTTCCGCCGCAGCGGCACGGTGGTCGCGCTGCTCGCGCTCGTCGCTCCCGCCTACACATTCATGCAGATCCTCAGCCTCTATCTGCTGTCAATGGACAAGGCCCGCTCCCGCCTCAACATCAGTGTGATCGGTGGCCTGCTCATGGTAGGGGGTTGTTTACTGATCGTACCTAGGCTCGCCGCCGAGGGGGCCGCAATCGTACGCATTCTCGTGTTCGTTGCGATGTCGGTGATGATGATCAGACAGACAGGATTCGGGTCCCAGCTTTCGGGTCTCTACGCAAGCCTGACGAAGGTGACGCTCGCCTCCGTCTTGTGCGCCTGCGCGGCGATTTCAGTGCTGGAATTCGTCCATGGCCCGATCGGCCTTATCTCCGCGATCATCGCCGGCACGCTCGCACATTTCGCCGCACTCCGCGTGCTGCGTGCCGTGCCCCTTGAGGATGTCGAGGTGATGCGTTCCATTGTCGAAAAGATGCCGTCGGTGCTGCGGCGGCCGGTGGGTCGCGTGATCGACTTCATTGCGCCGGGGCGCCCCGGCGATCCCGATCGCGCCAAGGTCGCGCCTGGCGAACTTTCGCTCGAACCGGCCGAAGGTGCCGGCCGCAACGCCGCCCTGCCCGTTGTCTTCGATGGCACGATCGGGCTGTTCATGCCGGAAAATCCTGAAGCCGGGAAGCGCTCGGCTGCGGTGCTCTTCGTCAGCCCCTGGGGCTTCGAGGAAATGTGCAGCCGCAAGTTCTTCCGCGTCGCGGCCGAACATTTCTCCGATATCGGCGTACCCAGCCTGCGCTTCGATTACCGCGGCACCGGCGATGCGCTCGATTTCGGAGCGCTGCCGGCAAGGCTGGAAACCTGGGAAAACTCGATCCGCGCGGCGGCCGCCAAGCTGAAATCGCTGACCGGCTGCGACCGCATCATCCTGATCGGCCAAGGTCTCGGCGCGACCCTTGCCCAGCGCATCGGCTCCTCGATCGAGGGCGTCGACAGCCTCGTCATGCTGGCACCAGTGCTAAGCGGCCGCGCCTATATGCGTGAACTCAACATGTGGTCGAAGATCATCGACGCCGATCTCGGCCTCGGCCAGCAGCACGTGCAGGCTGCAAAGGTGCAGATCGCCGGGCTTGTCATGCCGGAAGAGATCGCCGCCGAGCTCGGCAAGCTCAACATCGCCGCGCCGCAGGGCCTGGCGGCGCCACGCTACCTGATCCTCGAACGCCCCGTCAGGGCCGAGGATACCGGATTTGCCGATGCGCTGCAGGCGCTTGGCGCCAATGTCGAGCAGAAAGTGTTCGACGGCTATGACGAGCTCGTCACCAATCCGCTCTTCGCCAAGACACCCATGGCCGTCGTCGAGCTTCTGACGGCTTGGCTGAAGACAGCGACCGCGGAGACATCCGCCGCTCATTCGCCGGCAGCGATCGAAACCACGCCGCTTGCCGGCGAAGGTTTCCTGGAAACGCCGGTGCGTTTCGGAAGTCACGATCATCTGGTCGGTGTCGTCAGCCGGCCGCTCGGCGAGATCAAGGGCAATGCCGTGCTCTTCCTGTCGACCGCCTATGACCGGCATGCCGGCTGGGGGCGGACGACGGTAGACATGGCGCGCGAACTCGCCCGGCAGGGCGTCGTGTCGCTGCGCTTCGATTCCGCCAATGTCGGCGACAGCCCGCCGCGGCCGGATGCGCCGGAGCAGGTGCTTTATTCGATGACACAGACCGACGATGCGATCGCCGCGCTCGATCTGCTCGAAAGCATCGTTGCCGGCCCCGTCATGGTCGCCGGCCGGTGCAGCGGCGGCTATGTCGCCTTCCGCGCCGGCGTCGCCGACGAGCGGCTGAAGGCGGTCGTTTCGATCAATCCCTTCGTCTATTACTGGGATCCGAAGGTGCCGGTGCGCCGCGAGCATGTCGTCTCCGTCCCCCGCAGCCTCGACGATTACGGCCAGCGTCTGGCGCGGCTCGACACGCTGAAGCGGCTGCTGCGCGGGCAGGTGGACGTGGTGTCGGCGCTGCGCAATATCGTCATCGCCGGCGGCCGGCGGCTGTCGCCCTTTGTCGCGCCGTTGCTCGAACTGCTTCCCGACCGGCGCCATATCGCCCGCGAGGTCCGGCAGTCCTTTGCGCTGTTCGGCAAGCGCAAGGTGCCGCTGACGCTGATCTACAGCGAAGGCGACGTCGGCCTCGACCATGTCTATTTCCACTTCGGCCCGCGCGGCGCCAGGCTTTCCCGCTATCCGAACGTGCGGCTGCTGATGCTGCCGGATGCGGACCACAATCTGACGCCGCCGCAATCGCGCAAATTCGTACTCGACGAGATCGTTCGTCTCGCGAGAGCGTAA